Within Planococcus citri chromosome 2, ihPlaCitr1.1, whole genome shotgun sequence, the genomic segment GAAGAAGAGCCATGGATTGTCACCCCTAAGTATACAGCTCGCCGTCACATACCAAATTTTGCTGTGCTACAGATGAATTGTATGCGCTGTATTAACAATGAAAATGATGACATAACGATAGATTGTAGCCATTGTGGGCAGCGTCAGTATGTGATTGAAAACAAAGAAGGAGATGAATTGCTagaagaatttttcgatattattcGTAATAAAAcacccaaattcaaaaaaacatatgTGTATGCTCACAATGGAGGTGGCTATGATTATATTTTCCTAATAGAATTCATGGTTCGAAAACTAAATTGGGTACCTACCTTAACTATGAATGGTTCAAAACTGATAATGATGAAACATaaacaaattgaattcaaaGATAGCCTAAACTTTTTCCATACCAGACTGGCTGCTCTACCTGATATGTTTGGCATTGAAGATGCAGAGAAGGGGTATTTCCCCCATTATTTCAACACTTTACCGAATCAAAACTACTGTGGCTCTATCCCTGAAGCAAAATATTACGGTATGGATGAAATGGGTCttaaagaaaggaaaaaattcgaagaatgGTACAATGATCAAAAATCCAAGAATGtgacattcaattttcaagaagagATCCGAAAGTACTGCATTGCAGATGTAAATGTACTAAGAAAATCTTGTATAAAGTTTCGAAAACTATTCTACGATTTAATGGGGATAGACCCTCTAGCAGCAACATCAACAATAGCCAGTGCCTGCATGACTGCTtacagaacaaatttcatacCGCCAAATACCATCCCTTTGATGACCTTTCCATCATATCGAATGAGGGACAATCAATCAATGTTGGCAGTTCGATATTTGAAGTACTTTGAAGATATGCATGGTGTTCAATTAGAATCTGCTTACCGTGGATGGGAAAAGCAAATTGGCAAATATAAGGTTGATGGCTACCATCCGTCATTTCCTATGGAAAAATTAGGTCCAGTTCCTGAAGATATGCCAAGTGTAAGACCATTGATTATCGAAATTAATGGATGCTATTATCACGGATGTCCAAAATGTTTTGCCAATCGAACAACAGCTGTTAAATCGAAAGATAGTAAAGAATATGTCAATATGGACATGCGATATAAGaatacactgaaaaaattagaacatctTCTTTCTCTGCCTGAAGCCCCTTATGTTATCACTAAATGGGAATGTGAGATCTATAATGAATGCAGAAGTAATCCTACTCTGAAGCATTATATGACAAATGTCCAAATTCCAACCCCGATATACTCCAACCGTGAACCATTCTTCGGTGGCAGGACAGAAAACTTTTATTGGTATGTATAAAGGTGATAAGTTATAGGTTTTTGTAGGGGAAAAACTATCAGAGAGGTTCTctaatgcaaatttttctttttttttcttctgatacAGGTACTATAGAGTGGACccagaaaaaaacgaaaaaattcgcTATCTAGATGTGAATTCTCTCTATCCTTACGTTAACAAGTATGGATGTTATCCTATAGgacatccaaaaattttgcttggCAATGATATTCccccaaatttgaataatattacAGGAATTGCAAAAGTTAGGCTTCTTCCACCAAAACAGCTATATCTACCAGTTTTACCAGTTAAAGTGAACAATAAATTGGTATTTGCACTTTGTAGAACATGTGCCTCTGAAGAAAATAAACTTGCATGTAACCATTCCGATAATGAAAGAGAAATTATGGGTACCTATACATGTATTGAACTAAATAAAGCTGTAGAAAAAGGATACCAAATCAAAGAGATCTATGAAGTTTGGGCTTATAAATCCACAAAATATAACATTCAAACCAATTCAGGCGGCTTATTTGTAAACTATATAAATACGTTCTTGAAGATAAAACAAGAAGCCTCAGGGTTTCCACCTCATGTCCAGTCAGATGa encodes:
- the LOC135833992 gene encoding uncharacterized protein LOC135833992, giving the protein MNGSKLIMMKHKQIEFKDSLNFFHTRLAALPDMFGIEDAEKGYFPHYFNTLPNQNYCGSIPEAKYYGMDEMGLKERKKFEEWYNDQKSKNVTFNFQEEIRKYCIADVNVLRKSCIKFRKLFYDLMGIDPLAATSTIASACMTAYRTNFIPPNTIPLMTFPSYRMRDNQSMLAVRYLKYFEDMHGVQLESAYRGWEKQIGKYKVDGYHPSFPMEKLGPVPEDMPSVRPLIIEINGCYYHGCPKCFANRTTAVKSKDSKEYVNMDMRYKNTLKKLEHLLSLPEAPYVITKWECEIYNECRSNPTLKHYMTNVQIPTPIYSNREPFFGGRTENFYWYYRVDPEKNEKIRYLDVNSLYPYVNKTCASEENKLACNHSDNEREIMGTYTCIELNKAVEKGYQIKEIYEVWAYKSTKYNIQTNSGGLFVNYINTFLKIKQEASGFPPHVQSDDDKRKFIEEMKLREGVTLDLEKIEPNPGLRSLSKLCLNSLWGKFGQRNNQRQVKVIKDGPEFFEYFSNPAIDITDTTFVTDDLVYVHWEYLEETAIDTPFINPVLSAHVTAEARLVLYSYLEKLQDRVLYCDTDSIIYIERPGDEQIETGPYLGQMGNELEKEGEGAYITEFISGLNDLPDNILEKILDSVYWKQYYTTLPYVSQRLQKSCIERIFKIMHPKTKASKDHTLVVDNYKNRRNGRNGEIIINRFRRGLIPCNCLSKQGRKKEVRYIKRYVIELKVGRPFFNDDHDTGESDLEE